One segment of Curtobacterium sp. MR_MD2014 DNA contains the following:
- a CDS encoding sugar ABC transporter permease, with product MSKTDETLTAATPTASAADLQDERLLRDQGLGGAARAFARRVRGGDIGSLPVVVGLVVIWAVFQALSPDFLSPGNLVNLALQCAAVGTIAIGIVLVLLLGEIDLSVGSVSGLAAAILGQGLTSLGWPLWLVLLVALAVGAAAGLLYGLLFTRFGVPSFVITLAGLLGFLGLQLLILGPNGSINLPYTDPIVQFASASYLPPWLAYLLAAVAGGGLFVTEVRRAARRRKAGLSTGAISLTITKSVLLFVGLSVMVWYLSRDFGTGTSFVFFVVLVVLMNFLLKRTRWGRSVYAVGGNVEAARRSGIRVNRIYISVFVLTSLFATIGGILAAARLNSASLSSGAGDTNLNAIAAAVIGGTSLFGGRGSAWSALLGIVVIQSISNGLTLLSLDSSIRYMITGAVLLLAVIIDSLSRRSRASHGAA from the coding sequence ATGAGCAAGACCGACGAGACCCTCACCGCGGCGACGCCGACGGCGTCAGCGGCGGACCTGCAGGACGAACGACTCCTCCGCGACCAGGGGCTCGGCGGCGCCGCCAGGGCGTTCGCGCGCCGGGTCCGTGGCGGCGACATCGGCTCGCTGCCGGTGGTCGTCGGACTCGTGGTCATCTGGGCGGTGTTCCAGGCGCTCTCCCCCGACTTCCTGTCCCCGGGCAACCTCGTCAACCTCGCGCTGCAGTGCGCCGCGGTCGGCACCATCGCCATCGGCATCGTCCTCGTGCTGCTCCTCGGTGAGATCGACCTCTCGGTCGGCAGTGTCAGTGGTCTGGCCGCCGCGATCCTCGGGCAGGGACTCACGTCACTCGGGTGGCCGCTCTGGCTCGTGCTCCTGGTCGCGCTCGCGGTCGGCGCGGCGGCGGGCCTGCTGTACGGGCTGCTCTTCACCCGGTTCGGCGTCCCGAGCTTCGTGATCACCCTCGCCGGCCTGCTCGGCTTCCTCGGCCTGCAGCTGCTCATCCTCGGGCCGAACGGGTCGATCAACCTGCCCTACACCGACCCGATCGTGCAGTTCGCCTCGGCGTCCTACCTGCCGCCGTGGCTCGCGTACCTGCTCGCGGCCGTGGCTGGAGGCGGGCTCTTCGTCACCGAGGTCCGCCGAGCCGCCCGCCGCCGGAAGGCCGGGCTCTCGACGGGTGCGATCTCGCTGACGATCACGAAGTCGGTGCTGCTGTTCGTCGGCCTCTCGGTCATGGTCTGGTACCTGTCGCGCGACTTCGGCACCGGCACCTCGTTCGTGTTCTTCGTCGTCCTCGTCGTGCTCATGAACTTCCTCCTCAAGCGCACACGGTGGGGTCGGTCGGTCTACGCGGTCGGTGGCAACGTCGAGGCAGCCCGACGCTCCGGCATCCGGGTGAACCGCATCTACATCTCGGTGTTCGTCCTCACCTCGCTCTTCGCCACGATCGGCGGCATCCTGGCCGCGGCGCGGCTCAACTCCGCGAGCCTGTCCTCGGGCGCCGGCGACACGAACCTCAACGCGATCGCGGCCGCGGTCATCGGCGGGACGAGCCTGTTCGGAGGTCGAGGGAGTGCGTGGTCGGCGCTCCTCGGCATCGTCGTCATCCAGTCGATCTCGAACGGCCTGACCCTGCTCAGCCTCGACTCGTCGATCCGCTACATGATCACCGGCGCCGTGCTGCTGCTCGCCGTCATCATCGACTCGCTGTCGCGGCGCAGCCGCGCCAGCCACGGGGCAGCCTGA
- a CDS encoding acyl-CoA dehydrogenase family protein has translation MSTSITDTPLLESDFYRFQEGLTARERESLGQLRAYLEAEVRPIADQYWARAEFPVQTIAPLAELGMYGPGIPLVRHFENSAVYRGWAALELGRIDAGVSTFIGVQSGLAMNSIAVGGSDEQQQEWLPRMARGEVVGAFGLTEPLSGSDSARGLRTTARREGDTWVLDGEKRWIGNATFADVVVIWAKDVADQQVKGFLVTTDTPGFTATKIEDKIALRTVQNADIVLDGVRVPESRRLQRADSFRTTAAVLRLTRTEVAWQAVGIAIGAYEAALAYARERVQFGKPIAAHQMVQDLLVRSLMNITASIALCTQASAMQDQGIGGDEHSAMAKAFATAKMRETVGWCREVQGGNGIVLDKGVARFFSDAEAIYSYEGTREVNTLIVGRAITGEAAFV, from the coding sequence ATGTCAACGTCGATCACCGACACGCCTCTGCTCGAGTCCGACTTCTACCGGTTCCAGGAGGGGCTCACGGCCCGTGAGCGGGAGTCGCTCGGGCAGCTGCGTGCGTACCTCGAGGCCGAGGTCCGTCCGATCGCTGACCAGTACTGGGCCCGTGCGGAGTTCCCGGTGCAGACCATCGCGCCGCTCGCCGAGCTCGGCATGTACGGCCCGGGCATCCCGCTGGTGCGGCACTTCGAGAACTCGGCCGTGTACCGCGGTTGGGCGGCGCTCGAACTCGGTCGGATCGACGCCGGCGTCTCCACGTTCATCGGGGTGCAGTCCGGCCTCGCGATGAACTCGATCGCCGTCGGCGGCAGCGACGAGCAGCAGCAGGAGTGGCTGCCGCGGATGGCTCGCGGCGAGGTCGTCGGCGCGTTCGGGCTCACCGAGCCGCTGTCGGGCAGTGACTCGGCGCGCGGGCTCCGCACCACGGCGCGGCGCGAGGGCGACACCTGGGTGCTGGACGGCGAGAAGCGGTGGATCGGCAACGCGACCTTCGCGGACGTCGTCGTGATCTGGGCGAAGGACGTCGCCGACCAGCAGGTCAAGGGCTTCCTCGTCACCACGGACACGCCGGGCTTCACCGCCACCAAGATCGAGGACAAGATCGCGCTGCGCACCGTGCAGAACGCCGACATCGTGCTCGACGGCGTCCGGGTGCCCGAGTCGCGCCGACTCCAGCGCGCGGACTCGTTCCGCACCACGGCGGCGGTGCTCCGTCTCACCCGTACGGAGGTCGCCTGGCAGGCCGTCGGCATCGCGATCGGTGCCTACGAGGCAGCGCTCGCCTACGCCCGCGAGCGCGTGCAGTTCGGCAAGCCGATCGCCGCGCACCAGATGGTGCAGGACCTGCTCGTGCGGTCCCTGATGAACATCACCGCGTCGATCGCGCTGTGCACGCAGGCCTCGGCGATGCAGGACCAGGGGATCGGCGGCGACGAGCACTCCGCGATGGCGAAGGCGTTCGCGACGGCGAAGATGCGCGAGACCGTCGGCTGGTGCCGCGAGGTCCAGGGCGGCAACGGCATCGTGCTCGACAAGGGCGTCGCGCGGTTCTTCTCCGACGCCGAGGCGATCTACTCGTACGAGGGGACGCGCGAGGTGAACACGCTCATCGTGGGCCGGGCGATCACGGGCGAGGCCGCCTTCGTCTGA
- a CDS encoding patatin-like phospholipase family protein — protein sequence MTDVSTPAPGTRALVLGGGGVAGIAWEVGVLSALQDAGVDLDAADLVVGTSAGSVVGSFVRAGAVAQAYEQQHAPLPSTYVEPERIAGEDFQDRLLQVLAGATSEQDARARLGAVAQQVVTGQSDDERTATFAETLPSTDWPAKRLALTTIDALDGAFRVLTAESGVPLPRAVAASCSVPFVWSPVHIDGVPHYDGGLRSATNADVAAGYERVLVVACGPEGPSPLGPWLDLAVESLRAGGSSVETIVADSAAQHAFGENSLSLSTQAPSATEGRRQGEAAAEAIAAFWV from the coding sequence ATGACCGACGTCTCGACGCCCGCGCCCGGAACCAGAGCACTCGTCCTCGGGGGTGGCGGCGTCGCCGGCATCGCGTGGGAGGTCGGGGTCCTCTCCGCCCTGCAGGACGCCGGGGTCGACCTCGATGCAGCGGACCTCGTCGTCGGGACGAGCGCCGGCAGCGTCGTCGGGTCGTTCGTCCGCGCCGGCGCCGTGGCCCAGGCGTACGAGCAGCAGCACGCGCCGCTGCCGAGCACCTACGTCGAGCCGGAGCGGATCGCCGGCGAGGACTTCCAGGACCGCCTGCTGCAGGTGCTCGCGGGCGCGACCTCGGAGCAGGACGCCCGTGCGCGGCTCGGTGCCGTGGCGCAGCAGGTCGTCACCGGGCAGTCCGACGACGAGCGCACCGCGACCTTCGCCGAGACGCTGCCGTCGACCGACTGGCCGGCGAAGCGGCTCGCGCTGACGACGATCGACGCCCTCGACGGGGCGTTCCGGGTGCTGACCGCGGAGTCGGGCGTGCCGCTCCCCCGCGCCGTGGCCGCGAGCTGCTCTGTGCCGTTCGTGTGGTCCCCCGTGCACATCGACGGCGTCCCGCACTACGACGGTGGCCTCCGCTCGGCCACCAACGCGGACGTCGCCGCCGGGTACGAGCGCGTGCTCGTCGTCGCGTGCGGGCCGGAGGGACCGTCGCCGCTCGGGCCGTGGCTCGACCTGGCGGTGGAGTCCCTGCGGGCCGGCGGCAGCTCGGTCGAGACGATCGTGGCGGACAGCGCGGCGCAGCACGCGTTCGGCGAGAACTCGTTGTCACTGTCGACGCAGGCGCCCTCGGCGACCGAGGGTCGTCGGCAGGGCGAGGCGGCGGCGGAGGCGATCGCGGCGTTCTGGGTTTAG
- a CDS encoding ATP-binding cassette domain-containing protein, protein MSLRGITKRFGAVQALSDIDFDVYPGEVVAIVGDNGAGKSTFVKILAGVYTPDGGTITFGGDEVTVPNPAAAQDLGIATVFQDLALADNLDVVSNLYLGREIVHPFLDEEEMERRSWELLQQLAARIPSVRIPIASLSGGQRQTVAIARSLIGDPQVVILDEPTAALGVAQTAEVLNLVERLRERGLGVVLISHNLADVQAVADRVAVLRLGRNNGTFRIDDVSYEEIIAAITGATDNAVTRRAAARTEQETTA, encoded by the coding sequence ATGTCCCTCCGCGGCATCACGAAGCGGTTCGGCGCCGTCCAGGCCCTGAGCGACATCGACTTCGACGTGTACCCGGGCGAGGTGGTCGCGATCGTCGGCGACAACGGCGCCGGCAAGTCCACGTTCGTGAAGATCCTCGCCGGGGTGTACACACCCGACGGCGGCACCATCACGTTCGGCGGTGACGAGGTCACCGTGCCGAACCCGGCCGCCGCACAGGACCTCGGCATCGCGACCGTCTTCCAGGACCTCGCCCTCGCCGACAACCTCGACGTCGTGTCGAACCTGTACCTCGGGCGCGAGATCGTGCACCCGTTCCTCGACGAGGAGGAGATGGAGCGTCGCTCGTGGGAGCTCCTGCAGCAGCTCGCCGCTCGGATCCCCTCGGTCCGGATCCCGATCGCGTCGCTCTCCGGTGGTCAGCGCCAGACCGTCGCGATCGCCCGCTCCCTGATCGGTGACCCACAGGTCGTGATCCTCGACGAGCCCACCGCCGCTCTCGGCGTCGCACAGACTGCCGAGGTCCTCAACCTCGTCGAGCGGCTGCGCGAGCGGGGCCTCGGGGTGGTCCTCATCAGCCACAACCTCGCGGACGTGCAGGCCGTGGCCGACCGTGTCGCGGTCCTGCGCCTCGGTCGGAACAACGGGACCTTCCGCATCGACGACGTCTCCTACGAGGAGATCATCGCCGCCATCACCGGGGCCACCGACAACGCCGTCACGCGTCGCGCGGCTGCCCGGACCGAGCAGGAGACGACAGCATGA
- a CDS encoding VOC family protein — protein MSEQIVKPLGLAHVRVTVTDIHRSKAFYEQLLGTAPAMDFSEHADKPGITEDRERLYGGAIFPVGDQLFGLRPVAPSGQRFDPDTVGLDHVSFVVGSVDELHAAAERLDAAGIEHGEVTDLGDAGMVILSVQDPDDINLELAAQK, from the coding sequence ATGAGCGAACAGATCGTCAAGCCCCTCGGCCTCGCCCACGTGCGGGTCACCGTAACCGACATCCACCGCAGCAAGGCCTTCTACGAGCAGCTGCTCGGTACGGCACCGGCGATGGACTTCAGCGAGCACGCCGACAAGCCCGGCATCACCGAGGACCGTGAGCGGCTCTACGGCGGCGCGATCTTCCCGGTCGGCGACCAGCTCTTCGGGCTGCGTCCGGTCGCGCCGAGCGGACAGCGCTTCGACCCGGACACCGTCGGCCTCGACCACGTGAGCTTCGTCGTGGGTTCCGTCGACGAACTGCACGCTGCTGCCGAACGCCTCGACGCCGCCGGCATCGAGCACGGCGAGGTCACCGACCTCGGGGACGCCGGCATGGTCATCCTCTCGGTGCAGGACCCGGACGACATCAACCTGGAGCTCGCCGCCCAGAAGTGA
- a CDS encoding sugar ABC transporter substrate-binding protein has protein sequence MKKATTRAVLGVGALLLAITTLAGCSNGADANNGSGGGGGDASNAKIGLLLPDSVTARYASADRPLFTAEVKQQCPDCSVVYANADGDASKQLQQAQSMLTQGVKVLVLDPFDGEAAASIVQQAKAKKVPVISYDRLINSPDLSYYISFDNEKVGELQGQALVDALKAKDVPAGSGIIMVNGSPTDNNASQFKKGAHSVIDKSGYKVLAEYDTPGWDPAKAQDWAAGQISKLGTDEIAGVYAANDDTGGGVIAALKAAGAKTLPPVTGQDASLAGIQRILAGEQYMTVYKAFKPEASKAADLAIQFAKGEDPKGETTVQTAGGASVQSTLLEPVAVTTENVQDTVVKDGLYKVDQICTAQYASACSSAGIQ, from the coding sequence ATGAAGAAAGCCACCACACGCGCCGTGCTGGGCGTCGGCGCCCTGCTGCTCGCGATCACCACACTCGCCGGTTGCTCGAACGGAGCGGACGCGAACAACGGCTCCGGAGGAGGCGGTGGGGACGCGTCGAACGCGAAGATCGGCCTGCTCCTGCCCGACTCCGTCACCGCCCGCTACGCCAGCGCCGACCGCCCGCTCTTCACCGCCGAGGTGAAGCAGCAGTGCCCCGACTGCTCTGTCGTCTACGCGAACGCCGACGGCGACGCGTCGAAGCAGCTCCAGCAGGCGCAGTCGATGCTCACCCAGGGCGTCAAGGTCCTCGTCCTCGACCCCTTCGACGGCGAGGCCGCCGCCTCGATCGTGCAGCAGGCCAAGGCCAAGAAGGTGCCGGTCATCTCGTACGACCGACTGATCAACAGCCCCGACCTGAGCTACTACATCTCGTTCGACAACGAGAAGGTCGGCGAGCTGCAGGGTCAGGCGCTCGTCGACGCGCTCAAGGCGAAGGACGTGCCGGCCGGATCGGGGATCATCATGGTCAACGGCTCCCCGACCGACAACAACGCCTCGCAGTTCAAGAAGGGCGCGCACTCGGTCATCGACAAGAGCGGGTACAAGGTCCTCGCCGAGTACGACACCCCCGGATGGGACCCGGCCAAGGCACAGGACTGGGCCGCCGGACAGATCAGCAAGCTGGGCACCGACGAGATCGCCGGGGTCTACGCGGCGAACGACGACACCGGCGGCGGTGTCATCGCAGCCCTCAAGGCGGCCGGCGCGAAGACGCTCCCGCCGGTGACCGGACAGGACGCCAGCCTCGCGGGCATCCAGCGCATCCTCGCTGGTGAGCAGTACATGACGGTCTACAAGGCGTTCAAGCCCGAGGCCTCGAAGGCCGCCGACCTGGCGATCCAGTTCGCCAAGGGCGAGGACCCGAAGGGCGAGACGACGGTGCAGACCGCCGGCGGCGCGAGCGTGCAGTCGACCCTGCTCGAGCCCGTCGCGGTGACGACGGAGAACGTGCAGGACACCGTCGTGAAGGACGGCCTGTACAAGGTCGACCAGATCTGCACCGCGCAGTACGCCTCGGCCTGCTCCAGCGCCGGCATCCAGTAG
- a CDS encoding QsdR family transcriptional regulator, protein MRNEPLGTLGSTLVPSALAARLEAHGDSQRAFRSARRAFIDGARIDMGSLASSLGVDRTSLFRWVGNRDQLLSEILWSLAVPTLDAAGRAAAPSGAARIVDVLDHFTADLIRAPYFRAFLTREPSRALRLLTTTDSDVQRRFVAVVTSVIATEQEAGAFDPAPLSAEELARLLVRVSESFTYADLISGDDPDPVRARTTFAYILRP, encoded by the coding sequence GTGAGGAACGAACCACTCGGCACGCTCGGGTCGACGCTCGTCCCGAGCGCGCTCGCGGCCAGACTGGAGGCCCACGGCGACTCCCAGCGCGCGTTCCGGTCGGCGCGACGTGCGTTCATCGACGGAGCGCGCATCGACATGGGCTCGCTCGCGTCGTCGCTCGGTGTCGACCGCACCTCGCTGTTCCGGTGGGTCGGCAACCGCGACCAGTTGCTCTCGGAGATCCTGTGGTCGCTCGCCGTACCGACGTTGGACGCCGCGGGGCGGGCGGCGGCCCCGTCCGGCGCGGCGCGGATCGTCGACGTGCTCGACCACTTCACGGCAGACCTCATCCGCGCGCCGTACTTCCGCGCCTTCCTGACCCGCGAACCGAGCCGCGCCCTGCGCCTGCTCACGACGACCGACAGCGACGTGCAGCGCCGGTTCGTCGCCGTCGTGACCTCCGTCATCGCGACGGAACAGGAGGCCGGGGCGTTCGACCCGGCACCGCTGTCCGCTGAGGAGCTCGCACGGCTGCTGGTCCGCGTGTCGGAGTCGTTCACCTACGCGGACCTGATCTCCGGCGACGACCCCGATCCCGTCCGGGCGAGGACGACGTTCGCGTACATCCTCCGCCCGTGA
- a CDS encoding ROK family transcriptional regulator, producing the protein MKRHGGLTQVELAGVTGLSPATVSNIVKELVATGALHATPSTSSGRRALRVTLPHGLGLVAGVHVSPRHLRVALSDLNATVLAERHMPLARDHRADAELDKTALLVMDMVESIESSMDEVLAVGLAVAAPIDRRTGMTARGGILRGWDGVPLGTSLARRLDKPVQVDNSANLAALAEHRSGAARGRSTVVTLDVGNGIGAGLLLDGRLFRGHHGVAGEFGHTPVAPHGPVCRCGNRGCLEAVAGGPAVLAGIRDEVGTLKLADLVLRAMAGDDTCIRAIADAGRTIGTAAVGLCNLLDPERVVVTGEFARAGELLLGPMRHALESSLIVDVDGTPDVVQGQLGERAAVTGALALAIESVDVTQAR; encoded by the coding sequence GTGAAGCGCCACGGCGGCCTGACCCAGGTCGAGCTGGCCGGGGTGACCGGTCTCTCGCCCGCGACCGTCTCGAACATCGTCAAGGAACTCGTCGCCACCGGGGCCCTGCACGCCACGCCGAGCACGTCGAGCGGCCGTCGGGCGCTCCGGGTGACGCTCCCGCACGGCCTCGGCCTGGTCGCCGGCGTGCACGTGTCACCGCGGCACCTCCGGGTCGCCCTGTCGGACCTGAACGCGACGGTGCTGGCCGAGCGGCACATGCCCCTCGCCCGCGACCACCGAGCCGACGCGGAGCTCGACAAGACCGCCCTCCTCGTGATGGACATGGTCGAGTCGATCGAGTCGTCGATGGACGAGGTGCTCGCGGTCGGACTCGCCGTCGCCGCACCGATCGACCGCCGGACCGGGATGACCGCGCGGGGCGGGATCCTGCGCGGGTGGGACGGCGTTCCGCTCGGGACGTCGCTCGCGCGGCGACTCGACAAGCCCGTCCAGGTCGACAACTCAGCGAACCTCGCAGCCCTCGCCGAGCACCGCAGCGGAGCCGCCCGCGGGCGCAGCACCGTCGTGACACTCGACGTGGGGAACGGCATCGGGGCCGGACTGCTGCTCGACGGGCGGCTCTTCCGCGGACACCACGGCGTCGCGGGCGAGTTCGGACACACGCCCGTCGCGCCGCACGGGCCCGTGTGCCGGTGCGGGAACCGTGGCTGCCTCGAAGCGGTCGCGGGCGGCCCCGCGGTCCTGGCGGGCATCCGCGACGAGGTCGGCACGCTGAAGCTCGCGGACCTCGTCCTGCGCGCGATGGCGGGTGACGACACCTGCATCCGGGCGATCGCCGACGCCGGGCGGACGATCGGCACCGCCGCGGTCGGCCTGTGCAACCTGCTCGACCCGGAGCGCGTCGTCGTCACCGGGGAGTTCGCCCGCGCCGGCGAGCTGCTGCTCGGGCCGATGCGGCACGCCCTCGAGTCGTCGCTCATCGTCGACGTCGACGGCACCCCGGACGTCGTGCAGGGGCAGCTCGGCGAACGCGCGGCCGTCACCGGGGCGCTCGCGTTGGCGATCGAGTCGGTGGACGTCACGCAGGCACGCTGA
- a CDS encoding NAD(P)-dependent oxidoreductase — translation MTNIVVFGGTGYAGSAIVREALSRGLAVTAVARDTSKLDAAEGLTLAQGDAFDPSFVADVTKDADVVVVSLHAVQADGSELKDKFQHFVDAAAAAGARLGIVGGAGSLLVAEGGPALYETAEFPDAFKGEAKSHGEILDRLRSGGYTGDVDWFYVSPAAAFGGYNPGERRGTYRTTDDLLLTDAEGNSDISGADYAIAIVDEIEHPAHHRARFGVAY, via the coding sequence ATGACCAACATCGTCGTCTTCGGCGGCACCGGGTACGCCGGCTCCGCCATCGTCCGCGAGGCCCTGTCCCGCGGTCTCGCCGTCACCGCCGTCGCCCGCGACACCTCCAAGCTCGACGCCGCCGAGGGGCTCACCCTCGCGCAGGGCGACGCCTTCGACCCGTCGTTCGTGGCGGACGTCACGAAGGACGCCGACGTCGTCGTGGTCTCGCTGCACGCGGTCCAGGCGGACGGCAGTGAGTTGAAGGACAAGTTCCAGCACTTCGTCGACGCGGCGGCTGCTGCCGGCGCCCGGCTCGGCATCGTCGGTGGTGCGGGTTCGCTGCTCGTCGCCGAGGGCGGTCCGGCGCTCTACGAGACCGCCGAGTTCCCCGACGCCTTCAAGGGCGAGGCGAAGAGCCACGGTGAGATCCTCGACCGCCTGCGCTCTGGTGGGTACACCGGCGACGTCGACTGGTTCTACGTGAGCCCGGCCGCGGCCTTCGGCGGGTACAACCCCGGCGAGCGTCGGGGCACCTACCGCACCACGGACGACCTGCTCCTCACCGACGCCGAGGGCAACTCGGACATCTCCGGTGCGGACTACGCGATCGCGATCGTCGACGAGATCGAGCACCCGGCGCACCACCGCGCGCGGTTCGGCGTCGCGTACTGA
- a CDS encoding winged helix-turn-helix transcriptional regulator, whose amino-acid sequence MSALEYSPYAADCPSRQLLDRIGDRWSVLVIGSLVDGPQRYSAVANRVQGVSQKMLTQTLRALERDGLVTRTVFPEIPPRVEYELTERGRSLRAVLAPLEDWATSHMADVQDSRDVYDGR is encoded by the coding sequence ATGTCAGCACTCGAGTACAGCCCCTACGCGGCGGACTGCCCCTCGCGGCAGCTGCTCGACCGCATCGGCGACCGGTGGAGCGTGCTGGTGATCGGGTCGCTCGTCGACGGACCGCAGCGCTACTCCGCCGTCGCGAACCGGGTGCAGGGGGTGTCGCAGAAGATGCTCACGCAGACGCTGCGCGCGCTCGAGCGGGACGGACTGGTGACACGCACGGTCTTCCCCGAGATCCCGCCGCGGGTGGAGTACGAGCTCACCGAGCGGGGTCGCTCGCTGCGCGCGGTGCTGGCGCCGCTCGAGGACTGGGCGACGTCGCACATGGCGGACGTGCAGGACTCGCGCGACGTGTACGACGGGCGCTGA
- a CDS encoding NADPH:quinone reductase — protein sequence MRSIVYTKPGDSSVLDLVEREVPQPGPGEVRVRVVVSGVNPTDWKARAGGTYGDGLPFPEITPNQDGAGVVDAVGEGVETLHEGDRVWLYMAAASRPTGTAQEYTVVPAARAVVLPEGTSFDVGASLGVPAMTAHRALTTHEDGPGRLSPGALEGRTVLVAGGAGAVGHAAIQLARWAGATVISTISSDEKAALATAAGAHHTVNYRDEDAAARIREIAPDGVDIVVEVSIPQNAQLVADVLANHGVVSIYANNGGDDATLPIRPNMSVNARYQFLLLYTIGDRALAAAAEDVTAALRADVLPVGEDAGLPLTRFALEDTAAAHDAVEGDAVGKVLIDVASE from the coding sequence ATGCGATCGATCGTCTACACGAAGCCCGGTGACAGCAGCGTCCTCGACCTGGTCGAGCGGGAGGTCCCCCAGCCCGGCCCCGGCGAGGTCCGCGTCCGCGTGGTCGTCTCCGGTGTGAACCCCACCGACTGGAAGGCCCGCGCCGGCGGTACCTACGGCGACGGCCTGCCCTTCCCCGAGATCACCCCGAACCAGGACGGCGCCGGCGTGGTCGACGCCGTCGGCGAGGGCGTCGAGACCCTGCACGAGGGCGACCGCGTGTGGCTGTACATGGCAGCCGCCAGCCGTCCCACCGGCACCGCACAGGAGTACACGGTCGTCCCGGCAGCGCGCGCGGTCGTGCTGCCCGAGGGCACGAGCTTCGACGTCGGTGCCTCGCTCGGTGTCCCGGCGATGACCGCCCACCGCGCACTCACCACCCACGAGGACGGTCCGGGCCGCCTGAGCCCCGGTGCGCTCGAGGGCCGCACGGTCCTGGTCGCCGGTGGCGCCGGGGCGGTGGGGCACGCCGCGATCCAGCTCGCCCGGTGGGCCGGCGCGACCGTGATCAGCACGATCAGCTCCGACGAGAAGGCTGCCCTGGCGACCGCCGCCGGCGCGCACCACACCGTGAACTACCGCGACGAGGACGCCGCCGCGCGCATCCGCGAGATCGCCCCGGACGGCGTCGACATCGTCGTGGAGGTCTCGATCCCGCAGAACGCTCAGCTCGTCGCCGACGTCCTGGCGAACCACGGCGTCGTGTCGATCTACGCGAACAACGGTGGCGACGACGCGACGCTGCCGATCCGTCCGAACATGTCGGTCAACGCGCGCTACCAGTTCCTGCTGCTGTACACGATCGGCGACCGAGCCCTGGCTGCCGCCGCCGAGGACGTCACCGCCGCGCTGCGCGCCGACGTCCTGCCCGTCGGCGAGGACGCCGGCCTCCCCCTGACGCGCTTCGCGCTCGAGGACACCGCGGCCGCGCACGACGCCGTCGAGGGCGACGCGGTCGGCAAGGTCCTGATCGACGTCGCGTCCGAGTAG